The genomic stretch CTTCCTCACACTGAGCAGATCTGGCAAAGGCAACTGGCAGAACTTGTTGGTCCAGTCTCTGGTTGCTCTTGAAATTGAAATCACTCAAGTATTATCTATTTGATTTCTCTTTAGAAGAAAACTTGGCTTCCTCCAGAGCCAATTTGAACATCAAACAATTCACGAGACAGAAGGAAGTACATGTGCAAATAGCTGAGAATTTGGAACAATACAAAGGAAAACTTTGGAGTAAGGATGTAGGCCCTTATGTTAAGCCTAATCATTGACTTTACGTAACTCCCCCACACTGTAATCCACATCTCCAGAACCTAAACTAAAATTTATCCTGCTCAAGCATAGACAAATGTCTGCACTGCTGAAGTTAGGTGTATAGTTACTCCCTGGGTGTCAGAATCTCTCTGTAGAAACTTGCTGCTATTAACTACAGAGAAAACCTAGGGCTATTATGCTTATAACAGGCATCTCAAGCTAATGCCTGAAGTGGCACAGAATTGTTGACATTAGGCATCTGAAAATAATCTTGCTGAGTATCAGACACATGTAGCTGATTGAGTCAGTCCACAGACCTTTGAGTCTGATGGTACCTTTTGGACTTAAACCAGCAGTGGTGTTCAGCTGCGGTGGTAGTGTGTactaaaaacagaagaaatgggCCTGTTAAGTATATTTGTTTGGGGTATAGAAATGTAAAATGCATACAAGGAGACAGGAGATACTGGATTGCAGCTTTGAACAGTGCTTAGATTTAAGATCTGGAACCTGTTTGAATTTGTAGTCAAAAGGCTAGATCATGACCCATGCAGTGCATGCAGCACCATAGCACCAGCAGCTGTATGACTTCTGTGGAGCATAGAACCCCCTCTAACATAGGCCATGAATATTATGGTAGCCCATACCCAGAATAAGAAGGGGCAGCTGTCAAACTGGGATGAAGATTACTGgagttttttttcccaaaggatgCTTTCAATAAACAGTCTTTGGAATAGAAACTGAAGCCATCTGTCCTTTCTCTTAAATGAATCTTCTCATCTCCAAATCCTGTGTTGTCTTTTGTTAGCTCCACAAGAAAGATgaatcttattttttcctttaatatagATTAATATTCTGTGTACTTGCATGGAAGAAAGAAAGTGTGGGTTGTAAGTTACCTTAGATAGAAGAGGGCATTAAGGAACTCTCATCCCTTCTACAAACTTGCAGTGGGGTATTACAAATTCTGCATTTGGGAGGCATAGGGGGAAGCCTCAAGTTACTGCATGAATGGTGCAGATAAGAGTGGAATTTTTGAAGATTTGAATAAATTTCTCATGACTATTCAGGTTCTTAAAATTCCATCTATGACACTTAAAATAGAATGGAGttgtaaataaaacacatttaacaTGTATAATGCTACTTTAGAATGAAATTCGTTTTAGGATGTCTTGTTAAACTCCCCAATGGTCAAATGTTGCATAGGATCATATATTGCCTTTTGAAGCTTGACTTAATTTCTTACAAGCAGTGGTTGTTCCTGTAAAGAGCAAGGCTAACAGATGATTTGGACACAAATATGTCACCATGTCATTTCACCCAGACATGGTGAATGATCACTGTCTTACAGCCTAAGATTTAGGACACCCTGTATTGTAAAACTAAATGAAGTAATTGCATGAAAAGAGTTGTGGAACTTACTGATAGAAGACATTTTTGGATGTTGAAAATAAAAGTGCTTCAAAGCAGAGTTAAAACAGATCATTCTCCCATCAAGAACTAAAAGAACCAAAGATCAAGGAACAACTTCCAGTTCACAAAGTCTCTTAGGTAATACAGCAttcagagctggggaaaaaaaaaaataaaatcagaccaTATTTACCTTACACCTGCCCTAAGTACTTGCTATGGGTCTTCTCTCTCAAGAACGGATTTGTTGTTAGGGGACCTGGAGAATGGTTGTATTGGATCATTGGTTTTATTGGACATAAAATATACTTACCTGTTAACactgagaaaaaacagaacatgTCACAGTTTCTTCCCTTTGCTGTCCTTTTCATTTCAGCCATCAGAACACCACCTTAACACAATTTAACTGCATAACACATTTTGAAACATTGATCACACCCCTTTTTCTTGCTCCCTGGCTATTTCACACATCCCCTTGGTGAGAGATATTATACATTTGGGCGACCAAGACTGAGATTGTGCTGCCTCTCCTACTGCAGTTACAACTGTTGTAGGACCATTCCCATCTTCCTCAATACTTCTTTACTGTTCTTTCTGTAACACTAAGGAGCTTGAAAGGTGATAGAATATTTGTTTGCTCTATCCCAATTTCAATGCAAGTCTGCATTTTCCTTGcatcagaaaatgctttttcgcATGTAACAAATTATAGAGATCGtgttgctttctttgctttactACCTGTGCTCATTCTTAAATACTCCCTTTCCACCCCCCAGCCAAAAGCTTTCCTTGTAACTTAGTATTCAGAGTCTTGTACAAATGACTTCACTTTCTGTTtgcaagaaaagaacaaaaccacaagctGAGTTTATCACTGATGTAAGCAAGACTGTTTAGCCACAGCCTTCTCAGTTAGCTGGTTACATAATTAGTCTCAGATATGTCTTAAATTAAGTATATCACTATCTATATAACATATGTCACAGAAGATTAAAAGTGTGTTTGTAAAAATTGCTGAAGTTAAATGACAAAGAACACCTCCATgaaggttttcttcattttttatttaaatatgtatgaTTCCTAAATGTAATTGATCCATTTTGTATTCAACTACTTATTTTAGATCAGCTCCTTAGATAAACATGAGCAACTACAACTACTTTTGGTTGTTCATTTCAGACCTTTGTTTATGATATCAAGGACAGACAGTTTCTTCTGAAATTCTACATCTTACTGTCACAGGCAGTGTTTTCACCAATTCTGCTTtatttcagctgcagctgcccttGGTTCTGTACCAAGGCTTGAGTTGTGTCGTTATGTCAAGTGTAAGGTAAAAATGCTATCTGAAATGGAGtccctcttttcctttaaaactgcCAGTTTAAATGAAGACATTGAAAAAAGGAATTGGTTcatacagaggagaaaaaaaacaaaacaaaacaacaaaaagagacAAGGACTGCTTACGCATTGATCTAGCTCTTGGAACTCAAGTTGATACCTGAATTGGGGACATCACTGGTTATTTCTGCTTGACATACTCATTTTATGACAGCAATTTTGGGTCAGTTTTGCAAGGAAACCAAGAAGGTAAAGAATCACTCTTGTTGCTAAGAATAAAGCAAAGGATGAATACATTTATGGAAGACTAAAATGCTTAGTTTGTAAAATCTAAATAATCTGTAATTAGAAAGTGTTATTtgctaattatatttttaattttcctgtgtttGCAGACATCTAAATGCAAGTTTGTTGTGGTCAGGTCTATACAGTGGCAGAAAAAGATGCTAGTTTAAGAGATAGATTTCTCAACAACTGTAGACATCTACTTTGAGCTTGTCATCTACATTTATTTAATCAATCACATCCTTATGCTGGAATTTAAACTGCTctagttgagattttttttctttgtaaattcaGAAGCCACTCTTGGGGAGCAAGGAGAAGCTATGAGTACCCTTGTAAATGCTCACTGGCCAAATTCTGCAAGCAGGTTTCCTTCACTTTTAGTTGATGGGTAGGGAAAGAGGCCAAATGACAAGGGGCAATGTGGGGGGAGCATTATTTGCATGTTTCCAGAGCATAATATAGATGTCAGTAGATATTTCTCATTATATACCCTTCACAGGACTTGAGATCTTTGAAAAGGCTGTTGCAGATCTTTGCATTTTCCCCTTCCGACCTTTAGTACTGCAAAATATTCTTTACTGCAGCACGTAATTAGTTGTTACACCTGCCTACTCCTAAGAGAGACAAAAGCTGTAAGATTTTTACAATGACAAAGTTACATCTTTAGTACCATCCACACTTTACTTTTTatgccaagaggaaaaaaaaagtctgcttacTGAATTTATTGCTAAAGTTGCTAACATACTCAAATTAACTCTCTAAATAAGTATCACTGTTGCAGGGTGACCATATCATTATGCATTTAGGAGctgtctgctgctgcagagacTGGTGCAGCACAAACTCGGCTTGTTGAAAACTCCCACTGTTAACAGCTTGTGCATTATTACAGTTTGAGAGGGTAATGTAAAAATAGGGGAGTTTCCTACACATTACAAATATGACAAGGGTTGAAAAAACCAAAAGTTTTAGTAACCACTAAGaatttatattgaaaataataaagtaaacCCAACACAAATCCCACCCACTCAATAACTTACCTCAGTACTTCAATGAAAGCTTTCAGCCCTTCTTTTGAAGTCATTCTTTTCTTAAAAGGCAGCAGTGCCTGAACTGAAAATGGAGATGCTCCCATAACTCTTATTGAAGGATCAAGGCTTACAATGGAAAAATAACAACTTTACGCTTTCAGTCTCtcctatttttatttaagaacaaCTTATTTTGATTTTAAGGCCTTTTTGGGGCCTGCAtaccatctttaaaaaaattctaacatAAGCCTATTATTAATTCTTAATCacactgacactgaaaaaaaaaggggaaattgcAGGTACAAATAAAGTATGCTAACTTTAACTGacaaaaatttacttttaaaaatagtgacTAGTTCTCATGCTTTCAGGAAGTTTTGACAAGAAGCATGACTATACAATTAAATATCTGTATGAATAAGATGCAAATCGGGGGCTACAAAATGCCATCGCATCAACTTTCCACATGAGTTACGCAGGAGCTACAGTAAAGACTGCCTTCAGAGGAGACAAGATGCTTGTTTCCAGAGAACTGGGATTTTCAGGTAAGCATGTTCACTGCCAGCACTCCTGCTGGTGTGATGTGGCTCTACAGTGCTATAAGCCAAAGGCCGTATTTACATTCAAGCCTTGAGTGAAAACTGTATcacttgtttaaaaagaaaaaaagtttcttcatcCAATACCTCCCTCTCTACTGGTTGAGAGATTAAACATCTCCTTTACAAAGGTCAAGGTTATATTCACAGTtaaaatgtagggaaaaaaattgaGATAATAATTAACCAGTAACCATTTAAACATGTTTCCCAATAAGCTGCTTCAAACTCACCTAGTTCCAACTATACGTAAACTAGAACAAATTGTTttattactgcagaaaaaaaaccacgtGGTGTTCTCAGTTAACCCTAGAAGAACAAAGAAATGCTGACTGTTGATAGAATTATAAGTTACCTTTCGAAATACTAGAGACAAAATGCAGTATTAGTTTTTCTCAAGTACGCTATATAATAATTTACTTAAATAGTACAGGTGTAAACATAACTGATGGAATAACAATTGAAATATCTGAAACCacaaaatgtttagaaaaacatCATGTGGAAACCAAAGCCACCTGGGAAAGAATTCAACAACTTTTCCTGAGGTTGAATAGCTCAAGTGAAATGAAAAGAACCAGTATCCAGGCTTAAGTCCAAAGAGCTAAATGGAAAACCAATCTCTTCACATAGCATGTTCTGTGGTATATTTACAATTACAATTGtatcaattaatttttattcaatGATTGTCTTAAAtccatctgaaaataaaaggcagtgtTGACTACCACTagaaaattgcaaataaaatgtttaatttcagaaaCTGAGTTCACCATTTATAAATACACTAAAACATAGTAAATGCAAAATTAGATTAGGCATAGGTACAGTATTTTAACAAAGCTACAACTTTTCTAAAAGGTCATAGGCAAATGATGACTTGTTTCCCAAAAAGTATtcaatgaaaactgaaatgagaAGATTAATCTTTCTAGAGTTAAACCATGGACAATGTTCCGTTCGAATTAAAATGCTgcctatttttttccatcttatttgaAATTTTGAGGGCTCTATATCGCATTTGCCTGATGGACACCAACAGTTAAGTATCAACCCTACTACATAAAACTCTAAGCAGTGCACCTTATCCATAAGGCTATTACTGAAAATCAGAAGATCAGTTATTTCTGTACTAGGAGCTTTAAGATAGGCTGTTCTACACAACTGAAATTACATTAGGAGTAAGGGCTCAATTTTTACAATAGGGAACCTTATAGTTTTGATGCACTAAAGATTAGAAAAGGCTTTAGAATGACATTAGAGTCTTCATGGTAAGTTTCTTGCCTTTTTTGTACATGGCATTAAATAACAAGCATTAATTCATAAACTTTGATAAGACTTCCAAAGAGCTTTTATAAATACCCAGAATATTTCTGTAGTTCAGTTAAAATGTAAAACCTGAACAGGAGAACCCAGAATGGGAAGTTTTACTACCAATTGCTGTGTAACTGACATTCCATATCATCTcaaatttaagatttattttcagataataaaTCAATAGTCTCCTGTAAACACATCTTCCTTAATAATTCTTCTTAATCCTTTAAGTACTTTAGGGCTTGCAGTTAAAAACATCACATAGTAAAAAGACAGCTTGAACCCCATCTTTCATGTACAGCTCTCTTGAAAACTACAAAAGCTGTTTTGTTGCAATTAAAGCAATGTCCAACTAAAATACAGTACCTGGTTTATGGTTTTTACATAATAATTGAATAAAAAACTACAGAATAGAACTGTTTACATCTTTTTTTGCCATTCTATTAAAACAAATGACTGAgcttttttaaagttcatttacaATTATGGATTAAAACCTACATAATTTTGTATAATTTGACAAGACAGGCTATCTCTagtgtgaatttttaaaaaacatatatacaATATCTGGCCTGAAGTACTATGAATAAGGCACATGTAGACAtattgaaagctgaaaaaaatgaaactaaaatttGGAATTATAGTCACTGATTAGATGTCATACATGGCCCCTATTGGAGCAATTTAAAAATCCAAGTTATAGATAGTTAATATCCAGTGAGCAACAATAGATTTAGCCTAGCAGTTTGTTCATTAGTTTCAATACTGGAAGTATATTAAAGGAAGATTCACTTTCAAAAAGATAAGCTTTTCAAAGTGTTCAATCATTAACCTTGACTGACTAAAGTTGTTGCTTTCATTAGATGTATTGAACAATCTCTCTGAAGGAACAATGCTTGGTGGACAACCCAAGAACCTGACAGCCAATTTTGACAGTACTGGCCAAGATGACTTCTTAAAGTTCCAGTAAGTTAGAGGATCACAGTTATGCTCAAGCACTTCTTCCTCCAAGTAAGAAAGCACCATTTCCTCTGGTAACTTTGCTCTCTCCTTCaggtcttttgttttcttcatgtcaCCCATGAGTGACCAAAGATTATCTTCCCCATATGAATTTGTAGATGGTGAACCTATACCACATCCATTGGAAACAGGTTTATCATCATCTGAGGTAGAACTCATTATTTCCAGCTCCCTGATTAAGTCTTGTTTATATTgttcagcctcctcttctgtaAATAAGGATGTCTTATACCGGGGATCCAGAAGTGTAGCAAAAATGTACCTTGGATCATGAAGGGTGGAGGATAATCTACTCACCATAGCTTCTTTCAAAGATTTCAGCATAGTATCTATGCCCATTGTTTCCTCAAACAGCATTTCTATTTTCCTGTTAAGTATATGTATCATTGGAATCACTTGGCTTAGAGTAGACACATGTGTACTCATCTCCCTACTTGCAGCTTCGAAAGGTTTGAGAGCATGACACACTGACTGCATGACTTCCCACTGATCACAACTTATTAGCTCCCGAAAGCTGCACTCTATTGACATTTCATCAATTGCTCTTTTCTGTTCGATAAGACGTTCAAGCATATGAAATGATGTATTCCACTTTGATGGAACATCTTGTATTAGCTGATGCTGAGGCAATTCATACTCTTTTTGCAACTCAGCTAACTTCTCTTTTGCTTTTGCTGATCGATGGACACGTTCACAGATCTTTCTTGCAATACTAAGCAAATTCTGAACCATTCTCTGGCTTTTAATAGCCTCATTTACAATGACGTTAACAGTGTGACTAAAACATTGTACACTTGAATGATCACCTTCATTTAAAGTTTTCTCTATGCTCTGATTATCAGTAACAGTAATCCCAATCTGAAGGCCAATGGAAGTAATCCATGTTTCCCACCAGTACTCTAACTGCTTTTGAATACTGATTCCATTGTAGTCACAATCAATCTGTGATACATTTAGTAGTGCTGAACAATGGTAATCCTCACACTGTGGTCGAAATGAAGACTCAAATGTTACCCAATGAGCTGTCAGAGTTAGATATTCTCGTGTTTGGTTGCTCATCCATATTCCAGAGGTAAAATGGATCACTCCGCTTTCAGCTTCTTTAAGATGcgaaataattatttgttttacATTATCATACATATCTGGAATTGCTGTCCTAGAAAAGTAAGATGGAGAAGGTAAAGAGTACTGAGGTTGCAAATATTCAAGCAGCCTGTTAAAGCCAATGTTGTCTACAAAAGAATATGGCTGAAGGTCAAGTGCAATCATTTCGGCTACAAGACTTGTGATTTTTTTGGCAACTGGGTGAGAGTCACAAAACTTGTCATTGGTTTCGTCAAAATTTGAAGATCCTAATAATTCTGTGCTCAGTGGCATGTGATTATCCGTAGATGAGGATAATACTGTCTCCGAGACATCAGTTTTCAATACATTGTTATGAAACCGCTGCAAATGTCTTAGAAGGCAACTTGTGCCTAGATTTGTTGGCTTTTTCCCCCTACTTATTGTACGTCCACAGTGCATACATATTACTTTTGTTGAATCTGCAGAACAAATTGAAAAGTGATTCCACAGTTTTGAGGTCTTCTTACTATTAACAGGAAATATAATTTGATTATCATGTGTAACCATTGTAGGCAAGTCAGTCAACTTTGAAGATGAACATTCTGCAGAAGCCAAAGTGGCGTAAGGAGAATTTGCCAAACTCACATCAAGAAAGCTCTTTTGGTTTCCAATTACATCAGGATGGCGTCTATATAGATGTCTCATCAAGCAGCTTGTGCCCACATCTCCTTTCTTACCACGACTTATCATACAACTGCAGTATCTACATACTGCTTTTAGACTGTCTGCAGGTGACAGTGAAAAGTGGTGCCAAACTTCTGATTTAAGCCTTTTCATAAtccttttattttgctgaaatacagCAGTAGGTTCAAATATTAGTGGACCTAGTCCCTCACACTGTTTCTCAGGAGATGAAACAAAGGAGACTTCACCTATATCATCAGAAGATGACAACATTGAGTCTTCCACTAGAGCATCTCCAGAAGACAGATTAGGATGGATCTCCTCAGAGATTCTGTctggagaagaagaaacagaagttgATTCTTTCATTAGTTTTCCAGGAGAGGATGACATAGAATTCAGATCACTATCTGAAGGTAGTAAAGAAGGCAACAGAGTTGGAGGTGTGGTGTAAAGAGGTGGTATGCTGGTACCACCCCCATTCTCTTGCAGAACAATGGAACGATGGGCTCTCCACATGTGTCTTATTAAACAACTCGTTCCCaagtcttttccattttttcctctacTGAATTCATTCATGCAATGGATGCAAACAGCTTTAGAATTATCTAGAGGTGACAAATAAAAGTGTTTCCAGACAGCAGATCTCCTTCTGGAACCTGATGTGCTCTTTGGAATTACAACAGTTTTTTCTGCTACATTCTCCACAGTGTCATCATACTGGTTGTTGGGTAGCTGTGGAGAGGACCCAACCATGACTTCTTTGCTGCACTTTTCAGAAACTGAGATATCTgatatttcttcagaagaaacaaTAGAAACAGATTCCTCAATTATCCGATCTGGAGACGGTATTTTAGAAGCCATTTTCTTAACTAGTTTTATGGGTGATAACATAGAACTCAGATCTCCAACATCTGCAGACTGAGGTGGCAGTAACAATGTAGGTGAAGAGAAGGAGGATATACCTGGCATAGTTCCATTTTCTTGAATGAGTACAGTGGGATGGGCTCTCCTCACATGTCTCATGAGACAACTTGTACTCAGGTCCTTTTCATTTTTACCCCTGCTAAATTCTTTCATACAGTACATACATATTGCTTTAGTGCTATCTCTGGGAGATATAAAAAAATGGTTCCAAGCAGGTGACTTTTTTCTGGAGCTTATGTTTCTGCTAGAAAGGAGGCTTTGTGTCACAGCTTCCATTGCTACATCATACAGCGTACTACTATACTGAGAAAAAAGAGATCCATAatcatcttcattttctgtagATAAATATTTGCCAGGGTTGTTGGTAATGAAgttcttttctttgtcttcctgtTCATCACTGCTGTCCACATGTTTGAAATCATCTTGTTCTGTCTTTATATCCATTCTTTCTAGAGTACAGTTAATGCTGTCTTCCTCTTGCTCTACTTTTAAGTTATTGATTTTACCCAATACAAAATTACCATCCATACTGGGGGAACCTGTTTTACTCTTGTCCATGGATGACAAATTCTTCTTGCAAAATCTtcatttattaataaatatatataacttaaaagattatttaaaatttgattaaaatgatGTATCTTGTATATTGAATGCGCAAACAcaaatgtgtgtatgtgttaaAATAATCTCTGGTTTATGAATTCTGTATCCGTGTTGTGCATAAGCAAATATGACTAgtcataaaaatgcatttaaaaattatagaCTTAATTAATGgaatctcattttttttccccaggatcaGGACATTTCAGGTCATAGATGAATGTTCTCAAAGACAGCTACTCTTAAATGCTTCATGTTGTAGACATAATCCTAAAAAAtgaatgttctgttttcttgttgAAGGAAGCCATTCTGTTCATCTTGATTGGGCAACTGTGATTCTTTTGCACCatctagaaataaataaaaataaaaagacaaaagttGACTAACACAGTTTAAATAGCTACAATAAAAGTTACCTGAAAACATGCCGTAAATGTTCtgtagggttgtttttttttcctttgagataaAAGCAATTCAGTGTactattgaaaaaagaaaaaccccaacattttacTCAGTACATTTACTGTGGGCAAATACATGTCTACACATGCAGCTCTGGTTCAGCTTGGACAATATATGAAGTCCAAGCATCATTTTTGTATTTGCTTGGACAAACCTATGCCTCATCCTATATCCTAATTCACCCACTGCATACACACTTATATACACAAACATATACTAGAGAGGTGTCTGTATGTACAGATATATATGAAGACAAGCAGGCATTTAATCATGTTAGAGAAATACATACTTAAACCCAAATATTAAGTTAAACTCCTGTACATGTGAGCACTTCATTAATGAcagcagtgtttaaaaaaaaatgttttacaagaaACCTCCGTAAGGGTGTTCAGCATTGTCGCACTAATCTTTCCTTCCTATGAATACAACCTCACGGTTATATTCATGCCATGACACTACCAGACAACACCATACTA from Athene noctua chromosome 3, bAthNoc1.hap1.1, whole genome shotgun sequence encodes the following:
- the ZBED4 gene encoding zinc finger BED domain-containing protein 4, with the protein product MDKSKTGSPSMDGNFVLGKINNLKVEQEEDSINCTLERMDIKTEQDDFKHVDSSDEQEDKEKNFITNNPGKYLSTENEDDYGSLFSQYSSTLYDVAMEAVTQSLLSSRNISSRKKSPAWNHFFISPRDSTKAICMYCMKEFSRGKNEKDLSTSCLMRHVRRAHPTVLIQENGTMPGISSFSSPTLLLPPQSADVGDLSSMLSPIKLVKKMASKIPSPDRIIEESVSIVSSEEISDISVSEKCSKEVMVGSSPQLPNNQYDDTVENVAEKTVVIPKSTSGSRRRSAVWKHFYLSPLDNSKAVCIHCMNEFSRGKNGKDLGTSCLIRHMWRAHRSIVLQENGGGTSIPPLYTTPPTLLPSLLPSDSDLNSMSSSPGKLMKESTSVSSSPDRISEEIHPNLSSGDALVEDSMLSSSDDIGEVSFVSSPEKQCEGLGPLIFEPTAVFQQNKRIMKRLKSEVWHHFSLSPADSLKAVCRYCSCMISRGKKGDVGTSCLMRHLYRRHPDVIGNQKSFLDVSLANSPYATLASAECSSSKLTDLPTMVTHDNQIIFPVNSKKTSKLWNHFSICSADSTKVICMHCGRTISRGKKPTNLGTSCLLRHLQRFHNNVLKTDVSETVLSSSTDNHMPLSTELLGSSNFDETNDKFCDSHPVAKKITSLVAEMIALDLQPYSFVDNIGFNRLLEYLQPQYSLPSPSYFSRTAIPDMYDNVKQIIISHLKEAESGVIHFTSGIWMSNQTREYLTLTAHWVTFESSFRPQCEDYHCSALLNVSQIDCDYNGISIQKQLEYWWETWITSIGLQIGITVTDNQSIEKTLNEGDHSSVQCFSHTVNVIVNEAIKSQRMVQNLLSIARKICERVHRSAKAKEKLAELQKEYELPQHQLIQDVPSKWNTSFHMLERLIEQKRAIDEMSIECSFRELISCDQWEVMQSVCHALKPFEAASREMSTHVSTLSQVIPMIHILNRKIEMLFEETMGIDTMLKSLKEAMVSRLSSTLHDPRYIFATLLDPRYKTSLFTEEEAEQYKQDLIRELEIMSSTSDDDKPVSNGCGIGSPSTNSYGEDNLWSLMGDMKKTKDLKERAKLPEEMVLSYLEEEVLEHNCDPLTYWNFKKSSWPVLSKLAVRFLGCPPSIVPSERLFNTSNESNNFSQSRLMIEHFEKLIFLKVNLPLIYFQY